Proteins encoded in a region of the Candidatus Nitrosomarinus catalina genome:
- a CDS encoding radical SAM protein: MLEQIVGDSQALDRALAGEELSYKDGLELMDYDNLHLLGAVADSTRKKLVGDTVTFAASYYMNYTNVCAASCQMCAFYRKGDEDDAYTLTPKEIEQRVGIAKQMGATEVHIVGGFHPDLPLEYYEDMMKTIKTSHPELNIKALTAAEIYFLSKLTKNSTKEILSRLKTAGLDSMPGGGAELFHPDIRGKIVRGKCTGQQWLDVIEEAHTMGIQSNVTMLYGHIEKPEHIVDHLIKIRELQKKTNGFVTLIPLKFSLDNTELEQNDLVTNECSSVYDLRIIALSRLMLANTLNNISVYWVAYGKKLAQVALSNGGSDLVGTAFSEEIYRAAGKPTTSSVDELATMVKEIGRIPAQRNTHFGILKQF, translated from the coding sequence ATGTTAGAGCAAATTGTAGGTGATTCTCAGGCATTAGATCGTGCTTTGGCTGGTGAGGAATTGTCTTACAAAGATGGTTTGGAATTAATGGATTATGATAATTTACATTTACTTGGTGCAGTTGCAGATTCTACTAGGAAAAAATTAGTTGGGGATACTGTCACCTTTGCTGCTTCGTATTACATGAATTACACTAATGTTTGTGCTGCAAGTTGTCAAATGTGTGCATTTTATCGAAAAGGCGATGAGGATGATGCTTATACCTTAACTCCTAAAGAAATTGAACAACGTGTTGGCATTGCAAAGCAAATGGGTGCAACAGAAGTACATATTGTTGGTGGATTCCACCCTGATCTTCCTTTAGAATATTATGAAGATATGATGAAAACTATCAAAACAAGTCATCCTGAATTAAACATTAAGGCATTAACTGCAGCAGAAATTTATTTCTTATCAAAATTAACAAAAAATTCTACCAAAGAAATTTTATCTCGTTTGAAAACTGCTGGGTTAGATTCGATGCCAGGTGGTGGCGCTGAATTATTCCATCCTGATATACGTGGTAAAATTGTTAGAGGTAAATGTACTGGACAACAATGGTTGGATGTAATTGAGGAAGCTCATACAATGGGAATCCAAAGTAATGTGACAATGCTGTATGGTCATATTGAAAAACCAGAACACATTGTTGATCATTTAATAAAAATTCGTGAGCTTCAAAAGAAAACAAATGGATTTGTAACTTTGATTCCTTTGAAATTTAGTTTAGATAATACTGAATTAGAACAAAATGATTTAGTGACAAATGAATGTTCTTCCGTTTATGATTTGAGAATTATTGCGTTATCTAGATTGATGCTTGCAAATACTTTGAATAATATTTCTGTTTATTGGGTTGCTTATGGCAAAAAATTAGCTCAAGTTGCATTATCTAATGGTGGGAGTGATCTAGTTGGAACTGCATTTTCTGAGGAAATATATCGTGCTGCTGGAAAGCCTACTACTTCTTCAGTGGATGAATTGGCAACTATGGTTAAAGAAATAGGTAGAATTCCTGCTCAAAGAAATACTCATTTTGGAATTTTAAAACAATTTTAA
- a CDS encoding succinate dehydrogenase, which yields MSRVSWLLMRISGIYLLVFFVVHVIHAATILDRMSWGQMLFLTYSPAGFVVLSVMIALGAFHAINGIRLMFQQGGLGIGTPTRPDYPYQIQSMGKKNRLCIYVTMGVSALALYYALDVFFEF from the coding sequence ATAAGTAGAGTTTCTTGGTTACTTATGCGAATTTCTGGAATTTACCTATTGGTATTTTTTGTTGTACATGTAATTCATGCTGCAACAATTCTTGATCGTATGTCTTGGGGACAAATGTTGTTTTTGACATACTCTCCTGCAGGTTTTGTTGTATTGTCTGTGATGATTGCTTTGGGAGCATTTCATGCAATTAACGGAATTAGATTAATGTTCCAACAAGGTGGACTTGGAATTGGAACCCCTACTAGACCTGATTATCCTTATCAAATTCAATCAATGGGCAAAAAAAATAGATTATGTATCTATGTCACTATGGGTGTTTCAGCATTAGCATTATACTATGCACTGGATGTGTTTTTTGAATTTTGA
- a CDS encoding tetratricopeptide repeat protein, whose translation MSKIEELVSSGKSLLENGDFSNALSFFEQALLLDPKDPDLWNYKGAALRSLGRYAESMECFNNSLKLDPRDKFSS comes from the coding sequence ATGAGTAAAATTGAAGAACTTGTATCTTCTGGTAAATCCCTATTAGAAAATGGTGATTTTAGTAACGCATTGTCTTTTTTTGAACAGGCATTATTGCTTGACCCAAAAGATCCTGATTTATGGAACTACAAGGGTGCTGCCCTTCGAAGCTTAGGGCGTTACGCTGAATCTATGGAATGTTTTAACAATTCTCTTAAGCTTGATCCTAGAGACAAATTTTCCTCATAA
- a CDS encoding MTH1187 family thiamine-binding protein: protein MIQAEISIYPLATKTTSVSFYIAKAIESIKNIENLRYEINSMGTILESDDIDIINKASKSMIETVHHLGINRVEVILKIDSRKDKQVKMEEKIESIKKQMD, encoded by the coding sequence ATGATTCAAGCAGAAATTAGCATATACCCATTAGCAACGAAGACAACTAGTGTGAGTTTTTACATTGCTAAAGCAATCGAATCAATAAAAAATATAGAAAATTTAAGATACGAAATTAATTCGATGGGAACAATATTAGAATCAGATGACATAGATATAATCAACAAAGCATCTAAAAGCATGATAGAAACAGTTCATCATTTGGGAATTAACAGAGTAGAAGTAATTTTAAAAATAGATTCACGTAAAGACAAGCAAGTAAAAATGGAAGAAAAAATAGAATCAATAAAAAAACAAATGGATTAA
- a CDS encoding tetratricopeptide repeat protein — MLKLLSIQQNKIQTEDHYIINNKLDDLLNKELDELFLNANNCIDDENFLEAIEFYDLILKIDPKNISALIDKGVTLQILGRIKLSLRSFNKALELSPKNIDALINKGSALHLSEQYLDAIACYDEALNIDQKCSMALAYKGLSLGELGNLTDSISCFKKALSIDEHCTLAQISKDTAQELLKSINTAKKL, encoded by the coding sequence ATGTTAAAACTACTCTCAATTCAACAAAATAAAATTCAAACTGAGGATCACTATATTATTAACAACAAATTAGATGATTTGTTGAATAAAGAATTAGATGAATTATTTTTAAACGCTAACAATTGTATTGATGATGAGAATTTTTTAGAAGCCATTGAATTTTATGATTTGATTTTAAAAATTGACCCAAAAAATATTTCTGCTTTAATCGATAAAGGAGTCACTTTGCAAATTCTTGGTAGAATCAAATTATCTCTACGTAGTTTCAATAAGGCTCTTGAGTTATCTCCAAAAAATATTGATGCTCTAATTAACAAAGGTTCTGCATTACATTTGAGTGAACAATATTTGGATGCGATTGCTTGTTACGATGAAGCATTAAACATTGATCAAAAATGTTCCATGGCTCTTGCATACAAAGGACTTTCTTTAGGCGAATTAGGAAATCTTACTGACTCTATTAGTTGTTTCAAAAAGGCATTATCTATTGATGAACATTGCACTTTAGCTCAAATTTCTAAAGATACTGCACAAGAACTTTTGAAATCAATTAACACTGCTAAAAAACTGTAA
- a CDS encoding DnaJ domain-containing protein yields MNAFKIFIILAITIGTVQTASAQDNDSGRELKISDDEKIILFSGFSIAVIAIFLFLARDVILRKKTSYDKQEHDSKKDRTYEKYHSDWGDDYEEIGKRGNTREEKEFRDELANQNLPDYYEILGIKKDATAEQIKKSFRELAKKTHPDKTKEDSEQEMIKINKAYEVLSDEESKEKYDRYFKSS; encoded by the coding sequence ATGAATGCATTTAAAATTTTTATAATTTTAGCAATTACAATAGGAACAGTACAAACAGCAAGTGCTCAAGATAATGATTCAGGAAGAGAATTAAAAATATCAGATGATGAAAAAATCATTTTATTTTCAGGTTTTTCTATTGCAGTAATTGCAATATTTCTATTTTTAGCTAGAGACGTCATATTGAGAAAAAAGACTTCATATGATAAACAAGAACATGATTCAAAAAAAGATAGAACATATGAAAAATACCATTCAGATTGGGGAGACGATTATGAAGAAATTGGGAAAAGAGGAAACACCAGAGAAGAGAAAGAGTTTAGAGATGAATTGGCAAATCAAAACTTGCCTGATTATTATGAAATTTTAGGAATAAAAAAAGATGCAACTGCAGAACAAATCAAGAAAAGTTTTAGAGAATTGGCAAAGAAAACACATCCAGATAAAACCAAAGAAGATTCGGAACAAGAAATGATTAAAATCAATAAAGCATACGAAGTATTATCTGATGAAGAATCAAAAGAAAAGTATGACAGGTATTTTAAATCAAGTTAA
- a CDS encoding CxxC-x17-CxxC domain-containing protein: MSYNREDREMHDAKCGDCGTDCQVPFQPKEDRPVYCRECFQNHKPAPRNRDRFGGRQGGRFGRRDDRPREMHDAKCGDCGNDCQVPFQPKEDRPVYCRDCFQNHR; this comes from the coding sequence ATGTCATACAATAGAGAAGATAGAGAAATGCATGATGCAAAATGCGGTGATTGTGGTACCGATTGTCAAGTACCATTTCAACCAAAAGAAGATAGACCCGTATATTGCAGAGAATGTTTCCAAAATCACAAACCAGCACCAAGAAATAGAGACAGATTTGGTGGCAGACAAGGTGGAAGATTTGGTAGAAGAGATGATAGACCACGTGAAATGCATGATGCAAAATGCGGTGATTGTGGAAATGATTGTCAAGTACCATTTCAACCAAAAGAAGACAGACCTGTATATTGCAGAGACTGTTTCCAAAATCACAGATAA